Proteins encoded in a region of the Paenibacillus wynnii genome:
- the pelG gene encoding exopolysaccharide Pel transporter PelG, whose amino-acid sequence MAGIGFELRKLYREHGLLHHFRAYAYSSMSTIGPMVLCMAMVAGIQQLMMFSGAAYLERELFLSTIVYAFIFSVLITGGVSMVLTRFLADMLFQKRYEHALSSYYGAAAICLPGGAVAALLFLKGVEAGFTYKATAFFLFMELILIWIQSVHLTALKDYKRIFRSFLIGACTAGLGAWAVSELTTHQTAAGMIAAVDAGFFLVLVLTNRHFEQVFPSRDARLFFSFLSYFRKYPTLLGIGTFLYAGVYMHSFVYWFGPYHKLVAGRFLISPFYDTPVFYAYLSVIPTLIVFTVAVETNFYEKFRGYYDLIRQSGTWDEISEARGEMQRSLIKELTFLMEIQLMFTVISLALGIKMLPMIGFSMEQLDVFIILLLGYYLFIITFVILLLLLYYDDRKGVFMISGSYLLLNIAFSTLSMLYGYHGFGMLLASFVVLLVALTRLRRYVRSIDYHTFCAQPLLPTRSKRKRLPLSNTLSMTLGLIAAAIVLSSCSGSSAATATTPSATPVTATYSSVTEDKLSEDKRIYERDNDTNVDTLYLTVLADELTEGETPLDWYQLNRIVNRMDEGSMKVILQEGAADGSGPKPGFFGYSSTEANANIWLRGNTARYASQRSYKIKLLDQAGVWNDQSTLDLNKHSYDPSRLRNKLSFDIFETMPNMTSLRTRFVHLYVKDLSEGGTQAQAKYEDYGLYTQIEQPNKKFLKNHWLDPYGQLYKATMFEFLRYPEDLKAQDDPTYDKAKFETHLEINGWEDHTKLLSMLDDVNNLSIPINEVIRKHFDLDNYLTWLASNILMDNMDTSAHNYLLYSPLNSNRWYFLPWDYDGGWEIARNVKSIGPYNSGISNYWGVKLHNRFFRSQENVQLLKDKIDELYRDYINSDTLTKQIALYYPITKKFSNQNPDRNFFPIPVAEISEDVKAISGVPLRSLKRFKEDIERPKPFFLGDLQQEGTSSTFNWDTSFDLQGDNLQYEFVLARDPQFTSIVKKVSTPNTTLKFGDLKPGIYYWKATVSDGNGHSQVAFDIYFDEDDLPYYGVRKVKVN is encoded by the coding sequence ATGGCAGGTATCGGCTTTGAACTAAGGAAGCTTTACCGTGAGCACGGACTGCTCCATCATTTCCGGGCCTATGCGTACTCCTCTATGTCAACCATAGGCCCTATGGTGTTATGCATGGCAATGGTGGCCGGAATTCAGCAATTGATGATGTTTTCCGGTGCGGCTTACTTGGAACGTGAACTCTTTTTGTCCACTATTGTATATGCCTTCATTTTTTCTGTACTGATTACAGGCGGTGTCTCTATGGTGCTGACCCGCTTTCTGGCGGATATGCTATTCCAGAAAAGATATGAGCATGCACTCTCTTCCTATTATGGTGCCGCTGCAATATGTCTTCCGGGTGGTGCGGTAGCAGCGCTGCTCTTTCTAAAGGGAGTGGAAGCAGGCTTCACCTATAAAGCAACCGCGTTTTTCTTGTTTATGGAGCTAATTCTGATCTGGATACAGTCCGTTCACCTTACGGCGCTCAAGGATTACAAGCGAATATTTCGCAGCTTCCTGATAGGCGCCTGCACCGCGGGACTTGGAGCTTGGGCGGTCAGCGAGTTGACGACACATCAGACGGCGGCGGGTATGATCGCTGCAGTGGATGCAGGTTTTTTTCTTGTGCTGGTGCTGACGAATCGTCACTTTGAACAAGTCTTTCCGAGCAGAGATGCCCGTTTATTTTTCAGCTTTCTTTCCTATTTCCGAAAATATCCCACTCTGCTCGGCATAGGGACATTTCTGTACGCCGGTGTGTACATGCATAGCTTTGTGTACTGGTTTGGCCCTTATCATAAGTTGGTAGCCGGCCGATTCCTCATCTCTCCTTTTTACGATACACCGGTCTTCTACGCTTACCTAAGCGTCATTCCTACTTTAATCGTCTTCACGGTTGCTGTTGAAACGAACTTTTACGAGAAGTTCAGGGGTTATTACGATTTGATTCGGCAGAGCGGAACCTGGGATGAAATTTCGGAGGCCAGAGGTGAAATGCAACGGTCACTAATCAAAGAGCTGACCTTCTTAATGGAAATTCAGCTTATGTTTACGGTTATATCCCTGGCGTTAGGAATCAAAATGCTTCCCATGATTGGGTTCAGTATGGAGCAGCTAGATGTGTTTATCATTTTACTACTAGGCTATTACCTATTTATCATCACGTTTGTCATCCTGCTGCTCTTGCTGTATTACGATGACCGGAAAGGTGTTTTTATGATCAGCGGTAGTTATCTTTTGCTTAATATTGCCTTCAGCACACTCTCTATGCTGTACGGATACCACGGTTTTGGGATGCTCTTAGCGTCATTTGTGGTACTACTAGTAGCCTTAACGCGACTAAGGCGTTATGTCCGCAGTATTGATTACCATACGTTCTGTGCTCAGCCGCTCCTACCCACCCGTTCCAAACGCAAGCGTCTCCCGCTTTCAAACACCTTGTCAATGACACTGGGTCTGATCGCTGCAGCGATTGTGTTGTCTTCTTGTTCCGGTAGTTCTGCGGCTACAGCCACTACCCCGAGTGCCACACCTGTTACTGCAACGTACTCTTCAGTGACGGAAGACAAGCTATCCGAGGATAAGCGTATCTATGAACGAGACAACGACACTAACGTTGACACCTTATATCTTACTGTACTTGCTGATGAGTTAACCGAAGGTGAAACGCCTTTGGATTGGTATCAATTGAACCGGATCGTCAATCGGATGGATGAAGGGTCAATGAAAGTCATCCTGCAGGAAGGGGCAGCGGACGGCAGTGGACCGAAGCCCGGTTTCTTCGGCTATTCGTCAACGGAGGCAAACGCGAATATCTGGCTGCGGGGTAACACGGCGCGTTATGCTTCCCAGCGCTCCTACAAGATCAAGCTGTTAGATCAAGCAGGAGTATGGAATGACCAAAGTACATTGGATCTTAATAAGCACTCCTATGACCCTTCTCGTCTGCGAAACAAGCTCAGCTTCGATATATTCGAGACCATGCCGAATATGACAAGCCTACGTACTAGATTCGTACACCTGTACGTGAAGGACTTAAGCGAGGGCGGAACACAGGCTCAGGCGAAGTATGAAGACTATGGCCTGTATACCCAAATAGAGCAGCCCAATAAGAAGTTTCTCAAGAACCACTGGCTGGATCCCTACGGACAGCTCTACAAAGCTACCATGTTCGAATTTCTCCGTTATCCAGAGGACTTGAAGGCGCAGGACGACCCGACCTATGACAAGGCAAAATTCGAGACCCACCTGGAAATTAACGGGTGGGAGGATCACACCAAGCTGTTGTCCATGCTGGATGATGTGAATAATTTATCCATACCGATCAATGAAGTGATCCGTAAGCACTTCGATCTTGATAATTATCTGACTTGGCTAGCCTCCAATATTCTAATGGACAACATGGATACGAGTGCTCACAATTATCTTCTGTATTCTCCATTAAATTCTAATAGGTGGTATTTCCTTCCTTGGGATTATGACGGAGGCTGGGAGATTGCACGGAATGTGAAAAGTATTGGGCCGTATAACAGCGGCATCAGTAACTACTGGGGCGTAAAACTTCATAACCGTTTCTTTCGAAGCCAGGAGAATGTTCAGCTTCTCAAGGATAAGATAGACGAGTTGTACCGGGATTATATCAACAGCGATACCCTTACTAAGCAAATCGCCCTGTACTACCCGATTACTAAGAAGTTTTCAAACCAAAATCCTGATCGGAACTTCTTCCCTATTCCCGTCGCTGAGATATCCGAAGACGTGAAAGCGATAAGCGGGGTTCCGCTTCGCTCTCTCAAACGGTTCAAAGAAGATATAGAGAGGCCTAAACCTTTCTTTCTGGGTGACCTTCAACAAGAGGGAACATCTTCTACTTTCAACTGGGATACCTCATTCGATCTGCAGGGGGACAATCTTCAGTACGAATTCGTGTTGGCCAGAGACCCGCAATTCACAAGTATCGTAAAAAAGGTCAGCACGCCGAATACCACATTGAAGTTCGGTGATTTGAAGCCGGGTATTTATTACTGGAAGGCAACCGTTAGCGATGGCAACGGTCATTCGCAGGTAGCTTTCGATATATATTTTGACGAGGATGACCTTCCTTACTACGGTGTTAGAAAGGTTAAGGTGAACTAA
- a CDS encoding polyphosphate polymerase domain-containing protein: MEFRGRPLRHEYKYYLHPHEYLSIRQRVSALLPLDPYSQSPEGYGIRSLYFDSPVDYALYDKVNGVFSREKFRIRIYNGSDHTIKLERKSKFGDYVHKESAPLTRAQYDAILQGDYSAVDGSTSSLIREFYLALAHKGYRPITIVDYLREAYVYDHGDVRITFDKRLVAGVNSIDLFYPGLILKETLDPAQTILEMKYNNFLAEDIRFAASPTLSNRSTISKYVICREANMLHFKR; encoded by the coding sequence ATGGAATTTAGGGGACGCCCGCTCCGGCATGAGTATAAATATTACCTGCACCCTCATGAATATTTGTCGATCCGTCAGCGCGTCTCGGCATTGCTTCCGCTTGATCCGTATTCCCAAAGCCCTGAAGGGTACGGGATCCGCAGTCTGTATTTCGACAGCCCCGTGGATTATGCATTGTACGACAAGGTTAACGGAGTGTTTTCACGGGAAAAGTTCAGGATCCGCATCTATAATGGAAGCGACCATACGATCAAACTCGAGCGCAAAAGCAAATTCGGAGACTATGTGCATAAGGAAAGTGCTCCACTGACGCGTGCGCAGTATGATGCTATCTTACAGGGGGATTATTCGGCAGTCGATGGATCAACCTCTTCCCTAATCCGGGAATTCTACTTGGCACTGGCACATAAGGGCTACCGTCCCATTACCATAGTCGACTATTTGCGGGAGGCCTATGTGTATGATCATGGAGACGTGCGGATCACGTTTGACAAAAGGCTTGTTGCCGGCGTGAACAGCATTGATCTTTTCTATCCCGGGCTTATTTTGAAGGAGACGCTGGACCCGGCACAAACAATCCTTGAAATGAAGTACAATAACTTCCTTGCTGAAGATATACGTTTTGCTGCTAGCCCGACGTTAAGTAACCGCTCCACCATTTCTAAATATGTGATTTGCCGAGAAGCGAACATGCTTCATTTCAAACGATAA
- a CDS encoding DUF4956 domain-containing protein, with amino-acid sequence MNENLNFQDLFKKSVTHLDAFRTISYIDVVLGLAASLGIGMFIFFIYRKTFRGVVYSYNYNAAFVLMCMITSMVIMTISSNIVLSLGMVGALSIVRFRTAVKDPLDIVYMFWAIAGGIATGAKLYPLALIGSLVIGLTLIWLSRHKIREQQYLLIIRHSDSATASVRVQLQKLVYTLKSKTVRKDYVEMTVELRLRDDNTAFVHDLSVLDGVMDVSLINYTGDYAQ; translated from the coding sequence ATGAACGAGAATCTTAACTTCCAGGATTTATTTAAAAAAAGTGTCACTCATCTCGATGCCTTCCGCACGATTTCATATATCGATGTGGTGCTTGGACTCGCCGCTTCTCTGGGAATCGGGATGTTCATCTTCTTCATCTACCGCAAAACGTTTCGCGGGGTTGTGTACAGCTATAATTATAATGCCGCTTTTGTACTTATGTGCATGATTACAAGCATGGTTATAATGACGATCAGCTCTAATATTGTATTGTCCCTCGGGATGGTCGGGGCGCTCAGTATTGTACGTTTCCGTACCGCAGTCAAGGATCCCCTTGATATCGTATATATGTTCTGGGCCATTGCCGGAGGCATCGCCACAGGGGCTAAGCTTTACCCCCTTGCCCTTATCGGCTCGCTTGTAATTGGACTGACGCTCATATGGCTCTCCCGCCATAAAATTCGTGAGCAGCAATATCTGCTTATTATCCGTCATTCCGATAGCGCTACTGCATCCGTAAGGGTTCAATTGCAAAAATTGGTTTACACCTTGAAATCTAAGACCGTACGCAAAGACTATGTAGAAATGACTGTGGAGCTAAGACTACGTGATGATAACACCGCATTTGTCCATGATTTATCTGTTTTGGATGGGGTTATGGATGTTTCTCTAATTAACTACACCGGGGATTATGCACAATAA
- the infC gene encoding translation initiation factor IF-3, whose protein sequence is MAVLINEQIRASEVALTGLRGEKLGFVSREEALAMARAQGVDLVCTSLMSSPPPCSLVPKGKGKAVAGKEAAAGKSGKSGPGRTTGAGSKEKVKELRFTAHIEEHDYDTKLRQADKHLRSGKPVQLVVKASGAKEGLAAKAVLERLLADLKESGMKDSGIQTGGKGSQVKLNPR, encoded by the coding sequence GTGGCAGTATTAATTAATGAGCAGATCCGGGCATCCGAGGTGGCACTGACCGGACTCAGAGGAGAAAAGCTCGGCTTCGTCTCCAGAGAAGAGGCGCTGGCTATGGCCCGAGCCCAAGGGGTAGACTTGGTCTGCACCTCGCTGATGAGCAGTCCGCCGCCCTGCAGCCTAGTTCCGAAAGGCAAAGGAAAAGCGGTAGCTGGGAAGGAAGCTGCAGCTGGCAAGTCGGGTAAGTCGGGCCCAGGACGGACGACGGGAGCCGGCAGCAAGGAGAAGGTCAAGGAGCTTAGGTTCACTGCCCATATCGAGGAGCATGATTACGATACGAAGCTCCGCCAGGCGGACAAGCATCTCCGCTCCGGCAAACCGGTACAGCTAGTCGTGAAAGCATCCGGCGCCAAAGAAGGACTCGCCGCCAAAGCCGTGCTGGAACGGCTGTTGGCCGATTTGAAAGAGTCAGGAATGAAGGACTCCGGCATTCAGACGGGCGGCAAAGGCTCACAGGTGAAACTAAATCCGCGCTGA